The following coding sequences lie in one Arachis ipaensis cultivar K30076 chromosome B05, Araip1.1, whole genome shotgun sequence genomic window:
- the LOC107640772 gene encoding uncharacterized protein LOC107640772, translating to MPLYAKFLKDLINKKRSWHEKKTIMLTEECSTVIQRGLPLKLKDPRSFFVPCTIGSLTIDKALCDLGASINLIPYSMIRRLCIEEVNPTQMSLELMDKSLVSPRGVIENLLVQVGAFIFPADFVILDLGEEGSDSIILGRPFLATARAIIDVEQGELTLRVHDESITLNVFPEAQHNDEKEKCMEVGKEDLQWKEETNKTLINPLPEQETKSKVGQKETETLKNDEKKQEGSEVLATKKADSKT from the coding sequence atgcctctatatgcaaaattctTGAAAGACCTCATCAACAAAAAGAGAAGTTGGCATGAGAAGAAAACCattatgctcactgaagaatgcagtactGTGATTCAAAGGGGCCTCCCACTAAAGCTCAAGGACCCTAGGAGCTTCTTCGTGCCTTGTACCATTGGTAGTCTAACCATTGATAAGGCactatgtgacttaggagcaagcataaatctaattcCATATTCTATGATAAGAAGGCTATGCATAGAGGAAGTAAATCCCACACAAATGTCACTAGAGCTCATGGACAAATCATTGGTATCTCCCAGAGGAGTGATTGAAAATCTCCTGGTTCAAGTAGGGGCATTCAtattcccagcagactttgtgatCCTGGATCTGGGAGAAGAAGGAAGTGACTCTATTATCTtgggaagacccttcttagccacagcaagggccatcatagATGTTGAACAAGGAGAGCTGACCCTAAGGGTACATGATGAAAGCATTACTCTGAATGTCTTTCCAGAAGCACAGCATaatgatgaaaaggaaaaatGCATGGAGGTTGGCAAAGAAGACTTGCAGTGGAAGGAAGAAACCAACAAGACACTCATTAATCCTCTTCCAGAGCAAGAAACAAAAAGCAAAGTAGGACAAAAAGAGACTGAGACTCTAAAGAATGATGAGAAAAAGCAAGAAGGAAGTGAGGTGTTAGCCACTAAGAAGGCAGATTCCAAAACATAG